One stretch of Nomascus leucogenys isolate Asia chromosome 7b, Asia_NLE_v1, whole genome shotgun sequence DNA includes these proteins:
- the LOC115835880 gene encoding uncharacterized protein LOC115835880: ALAGGRGVHSGQVRARGGVVRGGAGRTPPPSPHGPGALPAAGSPGPRNDVFRLGGGQGGRHGAVPAPGPAYAAPRPPGSAPAESERPENGFRVPGRSDCTGGPEAGPGGGPEAGPGGGRWHFPPPRGGGSGASEQSPRQPGGAGLRVLRGRSDVRHSAGGQPALRRKGGRIPLGAQLCRAALAPCATCSPGGGAHSGSRGVTRSSGRCNPGRPWGHNLREVTYRCVSAGALGHWERNEVVVSQVFSEILTRHQTEEAGAAESTEGRVGEEGERGCSAGAGRPQPPGTRRRAKTGHPAREGREGPREGAPFQPGETRVLAASLSSWQRAPVLTPAPFPRSMLPTK, translated from the coding sequence GCCCTGGCTGGCGGCCGCGGGGTCCACTCTGGGCAAGTGCGGGCCCGCGGGGGCGTGGTGCGAGGCGGTGCCGGCCGCACACCGCCCCCTTCCCCGCACGGACCTGGCGCGCTCCCCGCTGCGGGGTCGCCAGGTCCCCGGAACGACGTTTTCCGCCTGGGCGGCGGCCAGGGAGGGCGCCACGGGGCTGTTCCTGCGCCCGGCCCAGCCTACGCTGCACCGCGGCCTCCAGGCTCCGCGCCAGCCGAAAGCGAAAGACCGGAAAACGGTTTCCGGGTCCCAGGGCGTAGTGATTGCACGGGAGGCCCGGAGGCTGGGCCGGGAGGAGGCCCGGAGGCTGGGCCGGGAGGAGGCCGGTGGCACTTCCCGCCGCCTCGGGGTGGGGGGTCGGGGGCGTCGGAACAGTCACCGCGGCAGCCCGGCGGGGCTGGTCTGCGGGTCCTGCGAGGCCGCTCTGACGTGCGGCATTCCGCGGGCGGGCAGCCTGCTCTGAGGCGGAAAGGAGGGCGCATCCCGCTCGGAGCCCAGCTCTGCCGCGCGGCGCTCGCTCCCTGCGCGACCTGCAGCCCGGGAGGCGGGGCGCATTCTGGCTCCCGCGGGGTCACACGGAGCAGCGGGCGCTGTAATCCAGGGAGGCCTTGGGGACACAACCTTAGAGAAGTCACCTACCGGTGTGTGTCCGCTGGCGCACTGGGACACTGGGAGCGAAATGAGGTGGTTGTGAGCCAGGTATTTTCCGAAATACTCACCAGGCACCAGACCGAGGAAGCTGGAGCCGCGGAGAGCACGGAGGGGCGGGTGGGAGAGGAAGGCGAGCGAGGCTGCTCAGCGGGTGCCGGGAGACCGCAACCGCCGGGGACTCGCAGAAGAGCCAAGACCGGCCACCCAGCccgggaagggagggaaggaccGCGAGAGGGTGCCCCATTTCAGCCTGGGGAGACGCGTGTCCTGGCCGCCAGTCTCTCTTCCTGGCAGAGGGCCCCAGTGCTGACCCCAGCCCCTTTTCCACGCTCGATGCTTCCTACAAAGTAG